The Arachis hypogaea cultivar Tifrunner chromosome 14, arahy.Tifrunner.gnm2.J5K5, whole genome shotgun sequence genome has a segment encoding these proteins:
- the LOC112742181 gene encoding uncharacterized protein yields the protein MESTVALLKTSPVRVSDQVDDSTVYFHRLFWTFPPCVEAFRHCKPLVSIDGTHLYGKYGGMLLLAIAQDENSNIMPIAFSLVEGENAESLSFFLTNLRQHVTPQEGILVILDRHNGIKAALEVPDSGWLPPHAYQAFCIRHVAANFSLSFKGTDAKHLLVNAAYAKTEAEFDYWFDIMRTENPAMCDWANRIEYDNWTQHQNSGRRFGHMTTNISECVNFVLKGTRNLPVTALVKSTYGRLAEFFVIRGQTAEAQLVPGAQFCQS from the coding sequence ATGGAGAGTACCGTTGCCTTGTTGAAGACTTCTCCGGTTCGAGTCAGTGATCAGGTTGACGATTCCACCGTGTACTTTCATCGTCTTTTTTGGACCTTTCCTCCTTGTGTTGAAGCCTTCCGACATTGCAAGCCTTTGGTCAGCATAGACGGTACTcatctgtatggcaagtatggtGGGATGTTGCTCCTGGCCATCGCGCAAGACGAAAACTCCAACATCATGCCAATTGCCTTTAGTCTCGTTGAAGGGGAAAATGCGGAGTCATTGTCTTTCTTCCTGACCAACCTGCGGCAACATGTGACTCCGCAAGAGGGGATACTAGTCATCTTGGATAGGCACAACGGCATCAAGGCTGCACTTGAGGTACCTGACAGTGGGTGGTTACCCCCTCATGCGTATCAAGCATTTTGCATTCGACATGTTGCAGCTAACTTCTCACTTAGTTTCAAGGGCACGGATGCAAAGCATTTACTTGTGAACGCTGCTTATGCGAAGACTGAGGCAGAGTTTGACTATTGGTTTGATATCATGCGGACTGAGAATCCGGCGATGTGTGACTGGGCGAACAGAATAGAGTACGATAATTGGACTCAGCACCAGAATAGTGGCAGAcgattcggtcacatgacgaccaATATATCTGAGTGTGTTAATTTTGTATTAAAGGGTACAAGAAATCTTCCAGTAACCGCCCTGGTTAAGTCGACATATGGTCGGCTTGCGGAGTTTTTTGTGATTCGAGGTCAGACGGCAGAGGCTCAGTTGGTCCCTGGTGCCCAGTTTTGCCAGTCTTAA
- the LOC112742182 gene encoding uncharacterized protein has product MEPCNEYMDPEANKVDSFDEHIDKMFAAFDVEKCKGRKTIEFWDADLIDSDGIVKHAKMSVREAMKRSLNGSKIILRFNEELQAVGDGAGLLRGILGALGSDYNKFSICEKSLAKVQGKDRIYDYCIKEMFHFQEDSGGRIKKIFLQQMGRSWKDTRGRLYDSHSKPTLTLEQNLNNHPKGIPRVHWRWFIDYRNDVAAKTKCKQNALNRKKQLYTNTGGSKSLARTREEESQKQGKRVGREKVWILKHKRCDGTYIHEEAQRIGEKISEIEKLDETTRILSENDSLAQTLGKEHSGRVRGIGFGPTLIQLFHPSSQPPLDRVRIEEAQRMLFELQAEVTAEKLKRKTVEDEVAAKKLKRKAIEDEIVAEKTKR; this is encoded by the exons ATGGAACCGTGCAATGAATACATGGACCCGGAGGCGAACAAGGTAGATTCGTTTGACGAACACATTGACAAGATGTTTGCTGCTTTTGATGTTGAAAAGTGCAAAGGACGAAAGACTATTGAGTTTTGGGATGCTGATCTCATTG attctGATGGAATAGTCAAGCACGCTAAAATGAGTGTGAGGGAGGCTATGAAGCGATCTCTTAATGGTAGCAAGATCATACTGAGGTTCAACGAGGAACTGCAAGCAGTCGGAGATGGAGCTGGCCTGTTAAGGGGCATTCTAGGAGCACTGGGTTCTGATTACAATAAATTTTCTATCTGTGAGAAGAGTTTGGCAAAGGTGCAGGGCAAAGACAGGATTTATGATTATTGCATAAAG GAGATGTTCCACTTTCAAGAAGATAGCGGTGGTAGaatcaagaaaatatttttgcaaCAAATGGGGAGGTCCTGGAAGGATACAAGGGGGAGGCTGTATGACTCGCATTCCAAACCAACTTTGACACTTGAGCAGAATCTTAACAACCACCCGAAGGGAATTCCTAGAgtgcattggaggtggttcattgaTTATCGTAATGATGTTGCCGCAAAG ACAAAGTGCAAGCAAAACGCGCTGAATCGAAAGAAGCAGCTTTACACGAACACTGGCGGTTCTAAAAGCTTGGCTAGGACAAGGGAAGAAGag TCACAAAAACAAGGGAAGAGAGTTGGTAGGGAAAAAGTATGGATCCTAAAGCACAAACGATGTGATGGCACCTACATACACGAAGAAGCGCAGAGGATTGGT GAAAAAATATCTGAGATTGAGAAGCTGGATGAAACTACGAGAATATTGTCTGAAAATGATTCCCTTGCCCAAACTCTCGGTAAAGAGCACTCAGGTAGAGTGCGTGGCATAGGTTTCGGGCCGACATTAATTCAACTCTTTCATCCGAGTTCGCAGCCGCCATTGGATAGAGTTCGAATAGAAGAGGCCCAAAGGATGCTGTTTGAACTACAGGCGGAGGTGACGGCTGAGAAATTGAAAAGGAAGACGGTGGAGGATGAAGTAGcagcaaaaaaattgaaaaggaaggcAATAGAGGATGAAATAGTAGCAGAAAAAACAAAGAGATAG
- the LOC140178458 gene encoding uncharacterized protein → MAVGDFNEIVAPDESTGAYFSSHRASLLATTLDDCELFDLKVTGRRYTWYRAVQAGKDLAKRLDRAIVNEAWMTMFPEGYSEILSRLHSDHCPILVRCHGSPRVKGSRPFRFQAAWATHPSYKHVISKAWNQEFGGVTERLKMVQQASLDFNSKIFGNIFVQKNKLEYQIDQIQRRLEVTDVLSLRIKEAELREDYNRLLLQEELFWYQKSREQWVKTSLGLLY, encoded by the exons ATGGcagttggtgattttaatgagattgtgGCACCAGATGAGAGTACAggtgcttatttttcttctcacagAGCTAGTCTATTAGCTACTACTCTAGATGACTGTGAGCTCTTTGATCTTAAAGTGACTGGTAGGAGATATACTTGGTATAGAGCAGTTCAGGCTGGCAAGGACTTGGCTAAAAGGTTGGATAGAGCTATAGTTAATGAGGCGTGGATGACAATGTTTCCTGAGGGTTATTCTGAAATTCTTAGCAGGCTTCattctgatcattgtcctatttTAGTTCGTTGTCATGGTAGCCCCAGAGTGAAAGGTTCACGTCCTTTTAGGTTCCAAGCTGCGTGGGCAACACATCCTTCTTATAAACATGTTATTAGTAAGGCTTGGAATCAAGAGTTTGGAGGCGTTACCGAAAGGCTTAAGATGGTTCAACAGGCTTCTTTGGACTTCAACtcaaagatttttggaaatatttttgtgCAAAAAAATAAGCTGGAATATCAGATTGATCAGATTCAACGGCGTTTAGAGGTTACCGATGTGTTATCTCTGAGAATTAAAGAAGCTGAACTGAGGGAAGATTACAATAGGCTTTTATTGCAAGAGGAACTTTTTTGGTACCAAAAATCTAGAGAGCAGTGGGTCAA GACAAGCCTTGGGTTGCTCTATTGA
- the LOC112741361 gene encoding uncharacterized protein — protein MRKMGSEKVSKDPKVSKDPNKPKRQFMVSSFSAKGDKVVGSKIAKAFSLVETLSGDNIAVVSGKQGDLLPPSVTFTQEAKNCLAEPYKDAIVIKVLGKYYSYTTLSHKLRTVWRIKGGFGLLDVGFDYFLVKFDVAEEREKVLLGGPWMIEGNYVAVKPWDQEFRSSENCFGETLVWIRISGLPIWCYQEDAMLRVAAAVGIPVKVDLATKLAERGRYARACVQIDLGLPVTKKILVEGVEYEVEYESLHLICGSCLKFGHDMKVCKTDSNAGGGTNAKVISDVAKQPESSNSKNPVHVEKASFHFGKNLGDETVKVTVPDLVESDLHAVHVDHAQHEDLEGWTQVIRKGKYKMGQKPSLSTHQVQPKVKKTPNKTTNTWTRPNHQRTTHATGSKAKLSRGINIGNRLVWLLQGPGTMFIISSKVRQQMALCESVLAQTLCRIHQ, from the exons ATGAGAAAGATGGGAAGTGAAAAGGTGTCAAAAGACCCTAAGGTGTCAAAAGACCCTAATAAACCAAAGAGGCAATTTATGGTTTCTTCGTTTAGTGCGAAAGG GGACAAAGTTGTGGGTTCTAAGATTGCTAAAGCTTTTTCACTTGTTGAAACTTTATCGGGAGATAACATTGCGGTAGTTTCTGGGAAGCAAGGAGATCTCTTGCCACCGAGTGTCACGTTTACCCAAGAAGCTAAGAATTGCTTGGCAGAACCTTATAAGGATGCTATAGTAATTAAGGTGCTAGGTAAATATTATAGCTACACTACATTGTCTCATAAACTCCGAACGGTATGGAGGATTAAGGGAGGTTTTGGTTTATTGGACGTGGGATTTGACTACTTTCTTGTGAAGTTTGATGTAGCTGAGGAGCGAGAAAAAGTTCTCTTAGGAGGTCCATGGATGATCGAGGGAAATTATGTGGCTGTGAAGCCTTGGGATCAAGAGTTTAGATCAAGTGAAAACTGTTTTGGAGAAACTTTAGTGTGGATTAGAATTTCTGGATTACCAATCTGGTGCTACCAAGAAGATGCAATGCTCCGTGTTGCGGCTGCAGTTGGCATTCCCGTTAAGGTTGATTTGGCAACAAAATTAGCTGAAAGAGGACGATATGCTCGAGCATGTGTTCAGATAGATTTAGGATTGCCAGTGACTAAGAAGATTCTTGTTGAAGGTGTTGAATATGAGGTTGAATATGAAAGTCTTCACCTTATTTGTGGCTCCTGTCTCAAGTTTGGTCATGATATGAAGGTGTGCAAGACTGACAGCAATGCAGGAGGAGGAACTAATGCCAAGGTGATCAGCGATGTAGCAAAGCAGCCAGaaagctcaaattcaaaaaaTCCAGTACATGTAGAAAAGGCAAGTTTTCATTTTGGCAAGAATCTTGGAGATGAGACTGTAAAAGTTACTGTCCCGGATTTGGTGGAGAGTGATTTGCATGCTGTTCATGTAGACCATGCACAACATGAGGATTTGGAAGGTTGGACTCAAGTGATTAGGAAAGGAAAGTATAAAATGGGTCAAAAGCCTTCTCTTAGCACCCATCAGGTCCAACCAAAAGTAAAGAAGACTCCTAACAAGACTACCAATACTTGGACAAGGCCTAATCACCAACGTACAACACATGCTACTGGATCCAAAGCAAAATTAAGCAGGGGCATCAATATTGGAAACCGGTTAGTGTGGCTTCTTCAGGGACCCGGCACAATGTTCATCATCAGCAGCAAGGTGAGACAACAAATGGCACTGTGCGAAAGCGTCCTTGCCCAAACTCTTTGCAGAATTCACCAGTAG